The Panicum hallii strain FIL2 chromosome 5, PHallii_v3.1, whole genome shotgun sequence genome contains the following window.
TCTTCTAGGCGCCGCGTTGTCGTGGTCCAATCTTGCAGGCTCCCTCCAACGTTCACCTCACGGCGATGGCCACGCAAGAGCCGGCGTCGTCGGAGGGGGCGCAGCGTCGGCGGCCCCGCGTCCTCCTGGCGGCGTCCGGCAGCGTGGCGGCCATCAAGTTCGAGGGCCTCTGCCGCAGCGTCGCCGAGTGGGCCGACGTCCGCGCGGTGGCGACCGCGTCCGCCCTCCACTTCATCGACGGGGCCTCCTTCCCCAGCGCCGTCCCGCTCTACACCGACGACGACGAGTGGTCCCGCTGGAGGcgcgtcggcgacgaggtcctgCACATCGAGCTCCGCAGGTGGGCCGACGCCCTGGTCATCGCGCCGCTCTCGGCCAACACCCTCGCCAAGGTACGGTGGTGGTGACACGGTCCGGTACTTTCTCGTCTGATCCCCCCGCCGCTCCTCGTCTGAGAATCCTGCCTGCCGCGTCAGATCGCCGGCGGGCTGTGCAACAACCTCCTGACGTGCGTGGTGCGCGCGTGGGACTACGGCAAGCCCGTCTACGTCGCGCCGGCGATGAACACCTTCATGTGGGACAACCCCTTCACGGCGCGCCACCTCGGCGTCGTGCGCGAGCTCGGTGTGTCCCTCATCCCGCCGGTGACCAAGCGGCTGGCCTGCGGGGACTACGGCAACGGCGCAATGGCGGAGCCGTCGGAGATCTGCAGGACCCTGATGCTCTTCTTCGGACCACAACATCTTTAGCAGCAGTTGGAGCCTTGTAGTCAAAGCTCTTCTGTAGTTCAGTTAGATTGGCTTTCTGTATGGGATGTGTGACTTGCTTGATGATCTAGTAATCTTGGTATGGCAATTGTTCTATACAATGGTTGCAATGGCATCACACATTGGCATGCTTCTC
Protein-coding sequences here:
- the LOC112893275 gene encoding phosphopantothenoylcysteine decarboxylase-like codes for the protein MATQEPASSEGAQRRRPRVLLAASGSVAAIKFEGLCRSVAEWADVRAVATASALHFIDGASFPSAVPLYTDDDEWSRWRRVGDEVLHIELRRWADALVIAPLSANTLAKIAGGLCNNLLTCVVRAWDYGKPVYVAPAMNTFMWDNPFTARHLGVVRELGVSLIPPVTKRLACGDYGNGAMAEPSEICRTLMLFFGPQHL